One window from the genome of Leptospira ryugenii encodes:
- a CDS encoding HNH endonuclease, protein MEKFKLRASHIRELLKKQEYRCYLSGVELNPDNVDIEHIVPLGKGGLHELTNLCLIERSFRELKRYHTVEEIKDLCQKVVLHGC, encoded by the coding sequence ATGGAAAAATTTAAACTTAGAGCTTCTCACATAAGAGAACTTCTAAAAAAACAGGAATATCGATGTTATCTCTCAGGTGTTGAACTCAATCCCGACAATGTAGATATAGAACATATAGTCCCACTAGGAAAGGGTGGTCTTCATGAATTGACCAATCTATGTTTGATCGAACGCTCCTTTCGAGAGCTTAAACGTTATCATACTGTAGAAGAAATAAAAGATTTGTGCCAAAAAGTTGTTCTCCATGGCTGTTGA
- a CDS encoding transposase has protein sequence MARCSHCHKQISLTANTPFQNTKLPLSYISFILQDQILQYPKVVTSQEIARKLNLPYNTAYFLKKRIQVFLSLLNLSLKKQLYQELEEASKEVRLPLEGDLKKNLMNQPV, from the coding sequence GTGGCACGCTGTTCTCATTGCCATAAACAAATCAGCCTAACAGCCAATACGCCCTTCCAGAATACCAAACTACCTCTATCCTATATATCGTTCATCTTGCAGGATCAAATCCTCCAATACCCTAAGGTAGTGACCTCCCAAGAGATAGCAAGAAAGCTAAACCTTCCCTACAATACTGCCTATTTTTTAAAGAAGCGAATCCAGGTATTCCTCTCTCTACTTAACCTAAGCCTGAAGAAACAACTCTACCAAGAACTAGAGGAAGCAAGTAAAGAGGTAAGGTTACCCTTAGAAGGAGACCTCAAAAAAAACCTTATGAATCAGCCTGTTG
- a CDS encoding transposase produces the protein MARCSYCHKQISLTANTPFHNTKLPLSYISFILPDQILQYPKVVTSQEIARKLNLPYNTGYFLKKRIQVFLSLLNVSLKKQLYQELEEASKEVRLPLEGDLKKSLMNQPVEVADSVVLYSSSLRANKHRSRRYKTGTSSIYLSNSLGGEQKGVLVHTVGINHGMTFYKSIPLNHERYLAKDLDDKIPKNTILFTDEGYTCIWDRKNHRMVNHSKKSNDPRYNLSRERWVTKEGVSSNGAEARNNILKQSFRSYHYISPKWSQLYLDEMSFLGNVRYAEGLRSLLLGSREEGEFVWDVNENCGREPPQEATQNLPLAVLIHSHPHLSYPSSFLTPIDHTLSISTS, from the coding sequence ATGGCACGCTGTTCTTATTGCCATAAACAAATCAGCCTAACAGCCAATACTCCCTTCCATAATACCAAACTACCTCTATCCTATATATCCTTCATCTTACCGGATCAAATCCTCCAATACCCTAAGGTAGTGACCTCCCAAGAGATAGCAAGAAAGCTAAACCTTCCCTACAATACTGGCTATTTTTTAAAGAAGCGAATCCAGGTATTCCTCTCACTTCTAAATGTAAGCCTGAAGAAACAACTCTACCAAGAACTAGAGGAAGCAAGTAAAGAGGTAAGGTTACCCTTAGAAGGAGACCTCAAAAAATCCCTTATGAATCAGCCTGTTGAGGTTGCGGATAGTGTAGTGCTCTATAGTTCCAGCCTAAGAGCCAACAAACACCGAAGTAGGAGGTATAAGACTGGCACTTCATCTATCTACTTAAGTAACTCACTTGGAGGGGAACAAAAGGGAGTATTAGTTCACACTGTGGGGATAAACCATGGGATGACTTTTTATAAGAGTATACCCTTAAACCATGAGAGGTATCTCGCAAAAGACTTAGATGACAAGATACCAAAGAACACCATACTTTTCACAGATGAAGGCTACACATGTATCTGGGATAGAAAGAACCATAGGATGGTGAATCATAGTAAGAAGAGTAATGATCCTAGGTATAACCTAAGTAGAGAAAGGTGGGTGACGAAAGAAGGAGTATCCTCAAATGGAGCGGAAGCAAGGAATAATATCTTAAAGCAGTCCTTTAGAAGTTACCACTATATAAGTCCTAAGTGGAGCCAGCTATACTTAGACGAGATGAGCTTTCTAGGGAACGTAAGGTATGCAGAAGGTCTGAGGAGTCTTCTTCTAGGGAGTCGAGAGGAAGGAGAGTTTGTGTGGGATGTTAATGAGAACTGCGGGCGGGAACCTCCCCAAGAAGCCACACAAAATTTACCTCTCGCCGTTCTCATTCACTCCCACCCTCATCTCTCTTATCCAAGTTCCTTCCTAACACCTATAGACCATACCCTAAGCATATCAACATCCTAG
- a CDS encoding toxin-antitoxin system YwqK family antitoxin, which produces MHGLGKRYFANSGILESEGFYKDGKLNGKGKTYYESGNLKSEGTYAHEELSGKGKVYHENG; this is translated from the coding sequence TTGCATGGACTAGGCAAAAGATACTTCGCAAATAGCGGAATACTGGAATCTGAAGGATTCTACAAAGATGGTAAATTAAATGGGAAAGGTAAAACTTATTATGAAAGTGGGAATCTAAAATCTGAAGGCACTTACGCACATGAAGAATTAAGTGGTAAAGGGAAAGTTTACCACGAAAACGGATAG
- a CDS encoding rubredoxin, producing the protein MEEKKFRILKCMICGWIYDEQKGDPSENIAPGTLWEDVPEDWVCPDCGTSKDDFEMMEV; encoded by the coding sequence ATGGAAGAAAAAAAATTTAGAATTCTAAAATGTATGATATGTGGATGGATATATGATGAACAAAAAGGTGATCCCTCCGAAAACATTGCTCCCGGTACTTTATGGGAGGATGTGCCAGAGGATTGGGTTTGTCCAGATTGTGGAACGTCAAAAGATGATTTCGAAATGATGGAAGTCTAG
- a CDS encoding sterol desaturase family protein, translating to MIAHLDTISVTAIFVLLGVIEILAGFYQKWNRKDLAVDLISIAQLALVIKPGIIFMGGLIISSLFPNLVMQFASTPLLIGVFLVLVPGDFMHYWYHRKGHEWQWLWRMHRTHHTSSTMSVMISFRENWQWYVCMPELWYGAFMTSMGMGEAVVISTLVTGVGNVLNHTSVSWDKILYRIPILRYILERLIQLPSTHRAHHAVFGPDGKIPMENFGQFFFIWDTIFGTARFPRGNDPIEYGIPNQPKDNIASQLWWPFFLSKDKNSIYAKRSYKSDSSSTF from the coding sequence ATGATAGCACACTTAGACACAATCTCTGTTACTGCGATTTTCGTATTGTTAGGAGTTATTGAAATTTTAGCTGGATTTTACCAAAAATGGAATCGCAAGGATTTGGCAGTTGATCTGATCAGTATAGCCCAGCTAGCATTGGTTATTAAACCTGGGATCATCTTTATGGGAGGTCTCATTATAAGTTCGTTATTTCCAAATTTGGTAATGCAGTTTGCTTCCACACCTCTATTGATAGGAGTATTTCTAGTCTTAGTGCCCGGAGACTTTATGCACTACTGGTATCATAGGAAGGGTCATGAATGGCAATGGCTTTGGCGGATGCATCGCACCCACCATACCTCCTCGACAATGTCAGTAATGATTTCTTTTCGCGAAAATTGGCAATGGTATGTATGTATGCCTGAACTTTGGTATGGGGCATTTATGACATCCATGGGAATGGGGGAAGCTGTTGTAATTAGTACCTTGGTCACAGGAGTAGGAAATGTCTTAAATCACACATCTGTTTCCTGGGATAAGATTTTGTATCGAATTCCAATTCTTCGCTATATTCTCGAAAGGTTGATTCAATTGCCCTCTACGCATAGAGCTCATCATGCGGTCTTTGGTCCTGATGGAAAGATTCCCATGGAAAACTTTGGTCAATTTTTCTTTATTTGGGATACGATATTTGGCACAGCTCGTTTTCCTCGGGGGAATGATCCCATTGAGTATGGAATTCCAAATCAACCGAAGGACAATATAGCTTCTCAACTATGGTGGCCATTTTTTCTTTCCAAGGACAAGAATAGCATCTACGCAAAGAGAAGTTATAAAAGCGATAGCAGTTCAACATTTTAA
- a CDS encoding ArsR/SmtB family transcription factor codes for MTSRSKSNSEKRKDLAIDALNQVLDSKFLTALAEPSRIEVLKQVIRHGKADISELSEGMSLDRSVISRHLGILQEAGILIREKQGKHVLYQLDPGRAVQKFKMILNHLEELVAICCPPLEPNQIHSKRPNGN; via the coding sequence ATGACTTCTCGATCAAAGTCCAATTCTGAAAAAAGAAAAGATCTAGCGATAGATGCCTTAAATCAAGTCTTGGATTCAAAATTTTTGACGGCTCTAGCAGAACCAAGTCGGATTGAGGTATTGAAACAAGTCATTCGCCATGGAAAGGCCGATATCTCTGAGCTAAGTGAGGGTATGAGCTTAGATCGCTCCGTAATATCAAGGCATTTAGGAATCTTACAAGAAGCGGGGATTCTCATTCGGGAGAAACAAGGAAAACATGTGCTGTATCAATTGGATCCAGGCCGCGCAGTGCAGAAATTCAAGATGATTTTAAACCACTTAGAAGAATTGGTGGCAATCTGTTGCCCACCTTTGGAACCAAACCAGATCCATTCGAAAAGACCAAACGGAAACTAA
- a CDS encoding MarR family transcriptional regulator, which produces MESKFTFDQSYGKVLGQTYMSIFERLSKLMKDANLPITPDQFRVLTRLWQNDGCPQQELANSSNRDRANVTRILDILEREGIVTRKNQRRTKRLDFGGWISSIRSTRVRLVINGI; this is translated from the coding sequence ATGGAGTCAAAATTTACATTTGATCAATCCTATGGGAAAGTTTTGGGACAGACTTATATGTCCATTTTCGAAAGGCTTTCCAAATTGATGAAGGATGCAAATCTCCCGATTACTCCCGATCAATTTAGAGTTCTTACCCGTCTTTGGCAAAATGATGGATGTCCACAACAAGAGCTTGCGAACAGTTCCAACAGGGATCGAGCCAATGTTACTAGGATACTAGACATTCTAGAAAGAGAAGGTATCGTAACGCGGAAAAATCAGCGGAGGACAAAAAGACTGGATTTCGGTGGGTGGATATCTTCTATTCGTAGTACGAGGGTTAGGTTGGTAATCAATGGCATCTAG
- a CDS encoding VOC family protein, with protein MNKVYCLFILLFFILFCNENKIESTSNGRKPNAVGWFDIYVEDIDRASIFYEKICNQKLQDLKDPTGETIMKVFVGEMNAYGSSGALVKSKYSKPGRGGTLIYFSVEDSNISESKVNQFGGKLIRPKFSIGKFGFVTILEDSEGNLIGLNSMK; from the coding sequence ATGAATAAAGTATATTGTCTCTTTATATTATTATTTTTCATTTTATTTTGTAATGAAAATAAAATTGAAAGTACATCTAACGGAAGGAAGCCGAATGCCGTAGGTTGGTTTGATATCTATGTTGAAGATATAGACAGAGCGTCCATATTTTATGAAAAGATTTGTAACCAAAAACTACAGGATTTAAAAGATCCCACGGGCGAAACGATTATGAAGGTGTTTGTAGGTGAAATGAATGCTTACGGATCTTCTGGCGCATTGGTAAAGTCAAAGTACTCGAAACCAGGTAGAGGGGGAACATTGATTTATTTTAGTGTCGAGGATTCCAATATAAGCGAATCGAAAGTAAATCAATTTGGAGGAAAACTGATTCGTCCCAAATTTTCCATAGGCAAATTTGGATTTGTGACTATCTTAGAAGATTCTGAAGGAAATTTGATAGGATTAAATTCAATGAAATAG
- a CDS encoding DUF6498-containing protein has translation MKIPVSLLFRFAHFFTKDNFYLSFLLVLLSNSVPLLGVLFLKWSIIKILYAYTIESIILVLFGLPKILTAKLKFPKKKWEQNLGSKEFESTALMGIAMFAFLGAHLALLLPLIHALLGGNGYDSYYAFFKTELLSIPIEQSLSFEILFLNSFLLNMFLSIISQGESLFLFFKTKEFLTFNHEHFVDQMVLRIGFAQGTLLFSLPILLFALWLFPKSLAPVLCSLWVLFKLFIDLIYLYNRFHKEKSQV, from the coding sequence ATGAAGATCCCTGTTTCGCTTCTTTTTCGTTTTGCACACTTCTTCACGAAAGACAATTTTTACCTTTCATTTCTTTTAGTATTACTTTCCAACTCGGTCCCACTCCTAGGTGTACTTTTTTTAAAATGGTCGATCATCAAAATCCTCTACGCTTACACAATAGAAAGTATCATCCTTGTCCTTTTTGGTTTACCTAAAATTTTGACCGCAAAACTAAAGTTTCCGAAAAAGAAATGGGAACAAAATCTTGGAAGCAAGGAATTTGAAAGTACAGCTCTCATGGGGATTGCCATGTTTGCTTTTTTAGGAGCGCATCTAGCACTTTTATTGCCATTGATTCATGCGCTTCTCGGAGGAAATGGGTATGACAGTTATTATGCGTTCTTTAAAACCGAACTCTTGAGTATACCGATTGAGCAGAGTCTATCATTTGAGATTCTCTTCCTGAATTCTTTTCTATTGAATATGTTTTTATCCATAATTTCTCAAGGAGAATCCTTATTTCTTTTTTTCAAAACCAAGGAGTTTCTGACGTTCAACCATGAGCACTTTGTTGACCAAATGGTACTCCGAATTGGCTTTGCGCAAGGCACTTTACTGTTTTCACTTCCCATATTACTTTTTGCCCTTTGGTTATTTCCAAAAAGTTTGGCTCCTGTTCTTTGCTCTCTTTGGGTATTATTCAAATTATTCATTGATCTCATTTATCTTTATAATCGATTCCACAAAGAGAAATCACAAGTATGA
- a CDS encoding DUF4345 family protein, which produces MEWNSLKIIISSHPLGSDTFLLFVSFLFAGMGISAFPNPVWITKQFGISELTASGKNEVRAVYGGFGLCMSLALILAYCIPEIRNGVCITVALALFGMSLGRMVSAAMDRSIAKLPAFYGAIELIASIILVFS; this is translated from the coding sequence ATGGAATGGAACTCTTTAAAAATTATTATCTCTAGTCATCCTCTCGGAAGTGATACTTTTTTGCTTTTTGTGAGTTTTTTGTTCGCTGGTATGGGAATATCTGCATTTCCGAATCCAGTTTGGATCACAAAGCAGTTCGGGATTTCAGAGCTAACGGCCTCCGGAAAAAATGAAGTGCGCGCCGTGTATGGAGGATTTGGTTTGTGTATGTCGCTAGCATTGATCCTTGCCTATTGTATACCAGAGATTCGGAATGGAGTCTGCATAACTGTCGCACTCGCTTTGTTTGGAATGTCTTTGGGAAGGATGGTCAGTGCAGCGATGGATCGTTCCATCGCCAAATTACCAGCGTTTTATGGAGCTATCGAACTCATTGCGTCCATAATTCTTGTTTTTTCTTAG
- a CDS encoding NAD(P)-binding protein, which translates to MISIIGGGIGGLSLANALQSFGIDFKLYE; encoded by the coding sequence ATGATATCGATTATAGGCGGAGGAATTGGTGGTCTTAGCTTAGCAAATGCCCTCCAATCATTCGGTATAGACTTTAAATTATATGAGTAG
- a CDS encoding FAD-dependent monooxygenase, whose product MLNLKTDIVKNGFSIQTARRTDKKGKTIRVLPIENAGVCIHRMNLINILHKNINPKNIFLEQKLHSWEKDRDHYNLYFANGNTIKTKCVIACDGINSQVRTKLFPQIQKRYSGQTIWRGISKVNLDLVFKSSYIEFWGDNLRFATIPISEESYYWYAVKESKEGEVDNQLSIKQDLSILFGDFHPSIKRVIENSLNIQRNDMYDILPHTFPWHSGQIVFLGDAIHATTPNLAQGGCQAIEDAYTLAKIISKVGIAREAFELYLELRKAKVFQIVKQSWKYGKFSHPKNILLEYFTKFVLQVLPDSYFLKQHQSIVDLCYLKKI is encoded by the coding sequence ATGCTAAATCTAAAAACGGATATTGTAAAAAATGGCTTTTCCATTCAAACTGCGAGAAGAACAGACAAGAAGGGAAAAACGATTCGAGTTTTACCCATTGAGAATGCGGGCGTATGTATACATAGAATGAACTTAATAAATATTCTGCACAAAAACATAAATCCAAAAAATATCTTTTTAGAGCAGAAACTCCATTCTTGGGAAAAGGACCGCGACCATTATAACCTTTATTTTGCGAATGGTAACACCATAAAAACAAAATGTGTAATTGCCTGTGATGGCATCAATTCACAGGTACGAACGAAACTTTTTCCTCAAATCCAAAAACGTTATTCTGGTCAAACTATTTGGCGAGGGATTTCCAAAGTAAATCTGGATCTGGTATTTAAAAGCAGTTATATTGAATTTTGGGGAGACAACCTAAGATTTGCTACTATTCCTATCTCTGAAGAATCGTATTATTGGTATGCAGTAAAGGAATCAAAAGAAGGAGAAGTTGATAATCAATTATCTATAAAACAAGACTTAAGTATTCTGTTCGGTGATTTTCATCCGAGCATCAAAAGAGTTATCGAAAACTCCCTAAACATTCAGCGAAATGATATGTATGATATATTGCCGCATACGTTTCCATGGCATTCAGGTCAAATTGTTTTCCTTGGTGATGCCATACATGCAACAACTCCCAATTTGGCGCAAGGAGGTTGCCAAGCGATCGAAGATGCGTATACACTTGCAAAGATCATTTCGAAAGTGGGAATCGCAAGAGAAGCATTTGAACTGTACTTGGAATTACGGAAAGCTAAGGTTTTCCAGATTGTCAAACAATCATGGAAGTATGGAAAGTTTTCACACCCGAAGAACATACTATTGGAATACTTCACAAAATTTGTATTGCAAGTCCTGCCAGATTCCTACTTTCTAAAACAACACCAGTCTATTGTAGATTTATGTTATCTCAAAAAAATTTAA
- a CDS encoding alpha/beta hydrolase, with protein MKNRFYSELTYWKKFNPMFPDNMKIDDRDPPEEFYLPWNENRIHIDSRTPSEYKGTIIFVHGVASNGRILSHASRFLSDLGYRVLSPDLPGYGLSEISSSTEINYPLWLSCINHVVDWASKQNAKPIFLFGFSLGGIVSYDVAALNTKIRGIIVTTLISLSDPEVRLYGFKNKWIAKYGAFGLSFLKNFLRIKKIKIKNFAKVNLISNNQEFSKVFMRDPFSGGNSVYISFLQSIFSIKPALEPERFKIPILLAHPSKDLWTPTHLSLKLFDRIPSTKYFVDLENCGHAPLEEPGIQTLQTAIQDFLVRYT; from the coding sequence ATGAAAAATAGATTTTATTCTGAATTAACCTATTGGAAAAAATTCAACCCGATGTTTCCCGATAACATGAAGATAGACGATCGTGATCCACCGGAAGAGTTTTATCTACCTTGGAACGAAAACAGAATCCATATCGACAGTCGGACTCCTTCCGAATACAAAGGGACAATCATCTTTGTACATGGAGTTGCCAGTAACGGTCGCATCCTTTCTCATGCATCTAGATTCCTATCTGATTTGGGATATCGTGTTCTATCACCTGACTTGCCTGGCTACGGACTCTCTGAAATATCATCCTCCACGGAAATTAATTATCCTTTGTGGTTGAGCTGCATCAATCATGTTGTGGATTGGGCTTCTAAACAAAATGCAAAACCAATATTTCTTTTTGGATTTAGCTTGGGAGGCATTGTAAGCTACGATGTGGCGGCCTTAAATACAAAAATCCGAGGAATCATCGTTACAACTCTGATTAGCTTGAGTGATCCAGAAGTTAGGTTGTACGGATTCAAAAATAAATGGATCGCAAAATATGGCGCCTTCGGACTTTCTTTTTTGAAAAACTTTCTTCGAATCAAAAAGATCAAAATCAAAAACTTTGCTAAGGTAAATCTAATTTCGAACAATCAGGAGTTTTCGAAAGTCTTTATGAGGGACCCTTTCAGCGGAGGAAACTCTGTCTATATCTCCTTCCTTCAAAGTATTTTCTCCATAAAACCTGCGTTAGAGCCAGAAAGATTCAAAATACCTATTTTACTTGCCCACCCTTCCAAGGACCTCTGGACTCCAACCCACCTGAGCCTTAAACTCTTTGATAGAATACCCTCCACAAAATATTTTGTAGATTTAGAGAACTGTGGACATGCACCGTTAGAAGAACCAGGAATCCAAACCTTGCAAACTGCCATTCAGGATTTTTTAGTTCGATATACATAA
- a CDS encoding helix-turn-helix transcriptional regulator has product MQDLLFMKQKDSMISNGPMNEKYIYLGKQELLYMGKILSLSVHSHITWTLCLPLQGEIRYQSKDETYKTKKAFLIPPKVDHQIEGYGSYLAFVFFEKYSPYAPVISEGSKIINLDERELLPLKEALTELMQQKDKAKHNLTFILDNLHIPIQRKSILDDRILLVQKLLVQKDLETQISLVELASSVGLSESRLSHLFKEQMGIPISSYRVWIRIRNLADALKKNPKLTFAAHSSGFFDSSHLHRVFKQYFGINPKNVFLNSLVHWI; this is encoded by the coding sequence ATGCAAGATCTACTTTTTATGAAACAGAAAGATTCCATGATTTCCAATGGTCCAATGAACGAAAAATACATCTACCTTGGCAAACAAGAGCTCCTCTACATGGGAAAGATATTGTCTCTTTCCGTCCACTCTCATATTACTTGGACACTGTGTTTGCCCTTGCAAGGCGAAATTAGATACCAATCAAAAGATGAAACTTACAAAACGAAAAAAGCTTTCCTGATTCCTCCTAAAGTGGACCACCAAATAGAAGGATACGGCTCGTATCTCGCATTTGTTTTTTTCGAGAAGTACTCTCCGTACGCTCCAGTGATATCCGAAGGTTCTAAAATTATAAATCTCGATGAAAGAGAACTTTTACCCTTGAAAGAAGCACTTACCGAATTGATGCAACAGAAAGATAAAGCAAAACATAATCTTACTTTTATATTAGATAATTTGCATATCCCTATCCAAAGAAAATCAATATTGGATGATCGTATTCTTTTGGTCCAAAAACTCCTAGTCCAAAAGGATTTAGAAACACAGATATCCCTTGTGGAACTAGCCTCCTCCGTTGGGCTTTCCGAATCACGATTGAGCCATCTCTTCAAAGAACAAATGGGAATCCCAATTTCATCGTATAGGGTCTGGATACGGATTCGGAATTTAGCAGATGCATTGAAAAAAAATCCGAAACTTACATTTGCTGCACATTCCTCTGGATTTTTTGATTCCTCTCATTTGCATCGAGTCTTCAAACAATACTTTGGAATCAATCCTAAGAATGTATTCTTAAATTCTCTCGTACATTGGATTTAG
- a CDS encoding phosphopantetheine adenylyltransferase has translation MIPKDILISLSFIITGIIHALPVYGAIGNQALEKLYGLPIQDPNLLILLRHRAILFGIVSCVCFLAAFEPNYRNLGFLIGYISVLSFLWMVWQSNGTNEKIQRVFAMDIVALLSLVVGNVFAVIPFKG, from the coding sequence ATGATACCAAAAGATATTTTGATTTCCCTCTCCTTTATCATCACAGGGATTATCCATGCACTGCCAGTCTACGGCGCAATTGGGAACCAGGCTCTAGAAAAACTCTATGGCTTACCAATCCAAGATCCTAATCTTTTGATTTTACTTAGGCACCGCGCCATATTATTCGGAATTGTATCTTGTGTATGTTTCCTTGCCGCTTTTGAGCCTAATTACAGAAATTTAGGATTTTTGATTGGGTATATAAGTGTCCTATCCTTTCTCTGGATGGTATGGCAATCCAATGGGACAAACGAGAAAATCCAACGTGTCTTTGCAATGGACATTGTGGCTCTCTTGAGTTTAGTTGTTGGAAACGTCTTTGCTGTAATCCCATTCAAAGGATGA
- a CDS encoding DJ-1/PfpI family protein yields the protein MKPIFDFSTWHTIEGDLPDLQSRVEDVVGRKNIVLVADTQGTEIFDLLAPYSLFQETKQANVYIVAQEKKPIPLFKGLSVMPHYSVAEFDSLRKKVDVLIIPNLSAMVPSDHNQTLIQWIQKQKRDDPYLLSICDGSLTAAETGMFDGVPLTTHSLDLERFQTYYDKPLWVNGVSMTAKGKKVSTAGVSNAVDGTLYIIKDLYGDGVYEKTKAKIKYPHMDLVRRGANASLDFDAYFEIFKKVFLRDNKRIGVFLEDGIDEFMLAAILDSNARTFPESIDTFTQQKSYVLSKGGLVFFPTKLDSSFPFDEIHSLNGKPDWANKSTNANWILYTKEEASYIFSICLSEIQKKEGKDFEKIVRALLDYR from the coding sequence TTGAAACCCATCTTTGATTTTTCGACATGGCATACTATAGAGGGAGACCTACCAGATTTACAAAGCAGAGTAGAAGATGTAGTTGGTAGGAAAAACATTGTCTTGGTCGCGGATACCCAAGGCACAGAGATATTTGATTTGCTCGCTCCCTATTCTCTATTCCAAGAAACAAAACAGGCCAATGTGTACATTGTGGCACAGGAAAAGAAGCCTATCCCACTTTTCAAAGGTCTATCGGTGATGCCACATTATTCCGTCGCGGAATTTGACAGTTTGCGAAAGAAAGTCGATGTTCTGATTATACCCAATTTATCTGCGATGGTTCCGTCTGATCATAACCAAACATTGATTCAATGGATCCAAAAACAAAAAAGGGATGATCCGTATCTACTTTCGATCTGTGATGGCTCTCTCACCGCTGCAGAAACTGGCATGTTTGATGGTGTTCCACTTACCACTCATTCTCTGGACTTGGAACGCTTTCAAACTTACTATGATAAACCACTTTGGGTAAATGGGGTTAGTATGACAGCCAAAGGAAAGAAGGTGAGCACAGCAGGTGTCAGCAATGCAGTAGACGGTACATTATACATAATCAAAGATTTATATGGTGATGGTGTCTATGAAAAAACTAAAGCAAAGATAAAGTATCCGCATATGGATTTAGTTAGAAGAGGAGCAAATGCTTCTTTGGATTTTGATGCCTATTTCGAAATTTTTAAAAAAGTTTTTCTGAGGGATAATAAAAGAATTGGTGTTTTTTTGGAGGATGGAATCGATGAATTTATGTTAGCTGCAATATTGGATTCGAATGCTAGAACCTTTCCTGAATCAATAGATACCTTTACACAGCAAAAATCCTATGTTCTATCTAAAGGAGGGCTTGTATTTTTCCCTACAAAGCTCGACTCTTCCTTTCCGTTTGACGAGATCCATAGCCTTAATGGCAAGCCTGATTGGGCAAACAAATCTACAAATGCGAATTGGATTCTTTATACTAAGGAGGAGGCATCTTACATCTTTTCGATTTGCCTTTCCGAAATCCAAAAAAAGGAAGGAAAAGACTTCGAGAAAATAGTGCGAGCCCTCCTGGACTATCGCTAG
- a CDS encoding cyclic nucleotide-binding domain-containing protein, producing the protein MNILEYMQNISTQAYKRGDIIFNEGDPHDGSMYCIMQGMFAVTKRTPDGLQEVIRGLGPGDFFGELALITRKPRSMTVSVVSAQARLGILRDDQFEKLARINANFLFHLLKSSVDKLHRAEARLTEIEKMIGELQTG; encoded by the coding sequence ATGAACATTTTAGAATACATGCAAAATATATCCACGCAGGCATACAAACGGGGTGATATCATTTTCAATGAAGGTGACCCTCATGATGGAAGTATGTATTGTATCATGCAAGGGATGTTTGCTGTCACCAAACGGACCCCTGATGGTCTTCAGGAAGTGATCCGAGGTTTAGGTCCTGGAGATTTTTTTGGGGAGCTTGCCCTAATCACGCGAAAACCTCGTTCCATGACCGTAAGTGTGGTTTCCGCTCAAGCACGACTTGGCATCTTACGCGATGACCAATTTGAGAAGCTTGCTCGTATCAATGCAAATTTCCTATTCCATTTACTTAAAAGTTCTGTGGATAAATTGCATAGAGCAGAAGCAAGGCTCACAGAAATCGAAAAGATGATCGGAGAATTACAAACAGGGTAA